The following are from one region of the Chengkuizengella sediminis genome:
- a CDS encoding S-layer homology domain-containing protein — protein MKKFVKYILILTLVFSVISTNAIAGTSSFSDTKGHWAESSIERMAGKGHIGGYPNGTFKPEGQITRAEFTAILTRIVGIDEVENPFNDANDAKWANGIIGGAEKVGIIDKSEYGSNFQPNTPITRLEITKMIARAFILEDEYKEKFDTYDSYDQGDLIFKDAKNVTNEDAPYVAFVTDLGILAGYPDKTFKPLNQASRSEAVVMLLRYIDHDINSGSTGGGDINPNPDDSVSENPAYDPDYANVDQWINTTRISPNYISFMNKKAQKIKDGTATETDIHKARFHVEELLWNYYNGVIPISDYEEETLDRIASRYDKGHWDDVSEYDKAFYSTYSGSIEEAMLLSFSFDKNENLEWLVARPAGMRHAFKLSVDDPLGSVVLNRGWAGVNDAKFDAVFAEIATPELLNQIIESGVPISVRYNSNNGDEFDETGFPSTHSEWEIRAREIQRRNSDNVVKILYGGDFAIEIGGISNLTNSDIVSGSPIIPEEFLEIKPYTKGQAKYIVTDVY, from the coding sequence ATGAAAAAATTTGTTAAATATATTTTGATACTTACATTAGTATTTTCAGTTATATCTACGAATGCCATAGCTGGCACTTCAAGTTTTTCAGATACAAAAGGGCATTGGGCTGAGTCATCTATTGAGAGGATGGCAGGTAAAGGTCATATTGGCGGTTATCCAAACGGTACTTTCAAACCAGAGGGTCAAATTACAAGAGCTGAGTTTACTGCTATATTAACTAGAATCGTAGGAATTGATGAAGTTGAGAATCCTTTCAACGATGCAAACGATGCAAAATGGGCAAACGGAATCATTGGTGGGGCAGAGAAAGTAGGAATCATAGACAAATCAGAATACGGAAGTAACTTTCAACCAAATACACCGATTACCCGTTTAGAAATAACGAAAATGATTGCTAGAGCGTTTATTTTGGAAGATGAATATAAAGAAAAATTTGATACATATGATTCTTATGATCAAGGTGATTTAATTTTTAAAGATGCAAAAAACGTGACTAATGAAGATGCACCGTATGTAGCATTCGTTACAGATTTAGGCATTCTTGCTGGGTATCCAGATAAAACGTTCAAACCTTTAAATCAAGCTTCAAGATCAGAAGCAGTCGTAATGTTATTAAGATATATAGACCATGATATAAACAGTGGTTCAACCGGTGGTGGGGATATAAACCCAAATCCAGATGATAGTGTAAGCGAAAATCCTGCGTATGATCCAGATTATGCAAATGTGGATCAATGGATAAATACAACCAGAATTAGTCCTAACTATATTAGTTTTATGAATAAGAAAGCACAAAAAATAAAAGATGGGACGGCTACAGAAACAGATATACATAAAGCTAGATTCCATGTAGAAGAATTACTTTGGAACTATTACAATGGCGTAATTCCTATAAGTGACTATGAAGAAGAAACATTAGATCGTATTGCCAGTAGATACGATAAAGGTCATTGGGATGATGTTTCAGAATATGACAAAGCATTTTATAGCACATATTCAGGAAGCATTGAAGAAGCCATGCTCCTCAGCTTTAGTTTTGATAAAAATGAAAACCTAGAATGGCTAGTTGCTCGACCTGCGGGCATGAGACATGCGTTTAAACTCTCAGTGGATGATCCATTAGGAAGTGTAGTATTAAACCGAGGTTGGGCAGGAGTGAATGATGCTAAATTTGACGCTGTGTTTGCAGAAATTGCAACTCCTGAGTTATTAAATCAGATTATAGAATCAGGAGTACCAATTAGTGTGAGATATAATTCAAACAATGGAGATGAATTTGATGAAACAGGATTTCCATCCACTCATTCTGAATGGGAGATTAGAGCAAGAGAAATTCAACGAAGAAACTCCGATAATGTAGTAAAAATATTGTATGGTGGAGATTTCGCCATTGAAATTGGTGGAATTAGTAATCTAACCAATTCAGATATTGTTTCAGGTAGCCCTATTATTCCAGAGGAATTTCTAGAAATCAAACCATACACCAAAGGACAAGCAAAATATATTGTAACAGATGTATACTAA